DNA sequence from the Vicia villosa cultivar HV-30 ecotype Madison, WI linkage group LG3, Vvil1.0, whole genome shotgun sequence genome:
TAGTTTGTACAATTACAATTACTAATTTGTACACTTTGGTTGAATCTGTGTGTCAATCTTGTTTATACTGTCTACTACATAAGTCATTACGCATCAATTCTGATTTATAAGCGTAATCATTATATTGGCTAAAAGTTATTTTCGCTATGCAAAATCAATTTTGTTTTGTAACACTGATAAAagtttttcaaatcatttttcgAGAAAATGTTTTTTGGGAGGTCTATTCACCCCCATGTAGACGGTTTCTTatccatattctcacccaacagAAGATACCAAATCAGTATCATTATCAGTAGACGAACATTTCCCTATCCATAAACTTCAAATCCACCTCTCTCGTTCTACATTCCGAAACTTTCAAGCCTTAGTTCCAGAAATTAGTTGTCTTTGAAATGGTTTAGACAATACCTGCTATGGCTAGCGAATGATGAGtgatagaagagaaagaaagcttAACAGAGAACGCACGAAGATTCTATGAAAGAGAAAAGGATGAACTAACTTGAAATATGAACAGGTGATAGTTAAAGGCGTGAATGAAATAAAAGAAGGTGGCCACACTTAAGGCTAGTAGTATATGGGTGTAGAGTTAATGATGATCCGACTTCTATGAGAGTTCCAAgggagtcaataataattaaagttAAATCCCTAATAAAACTAAGAAAGTTAAAAGACAGAAAGAAAACCCCTATAAGATCGGGCGTGACTTCACATACCCCTCACGAAAAGATGGACATTCATTCCGCACAAATCATAAATAGTGTACATCTTGGTTTCTCCCAAACACATTTCATTTCCTACAAGCCCTATGCTTGAGGGATTAACTACATTTCAGTTTCTACTAAAAGCATCTTATCCATACATGCATCATGCTTGAGGATTTGTGTACATTCTGACGATTTGGGTCGAATCTGAACCCGGACATAACAAAACCCACCCCGACTTAACTCATTCTTGGAGAAGAACAAGGTTGGGTCACTGCTAATGCGCCGGGTCGATCAGGTCTAAATATAACTCATTCTTGATTAAATAATCTTTATGCATGCAGACAAGGCATTTAAGTCGTTAAATAGCCTTAAATAGTCGGTTTCTGATAAGGAAACAGAAGACTTAAGATAACATTTGTGACTCTGACTGACCTAATATCGGTAGAGTCATCAGTTAATATACCTGGTGTTTACGATAATTTAGgtgtaaaattaaaataaaatatttaatatcatattaaaaagaaaaacaatatttacttataaaaaaatattactacatctatttataaatataagactcttaaattattatttttattagagaGGGCCTAAGCCCATAACAAAACTACAAACACACGTCTAGGGTGACAAACACATAAGGAATCGGCCTCTCCTTTAAATGATTAGGAGCAACATTCAAGTATAAATTATTCTCGTCTTGATAACAACCATAGTTTGTCAAGGCATCCGCACACATCTTTGCTTCCTTAAAGGAATGACATCCACACACATGTTTGCTTCCTTAAAGGAATGATTCACCAACCTGATGCAACTCTATTAGTCTCTTAAATTTCCATAACAATGCATGATCCTCCATACTATTGGAAATGCCTTTTTTTATAATCCTCACTACCGCCAACGAATCCACGTTAAGATCCACTTCGAGGAGGCTTAATCTAAAGGTGTGCTTCAAACTTTCGAACACTCCCCACAATTCACCACACCAACAAATGCATTGCACCTTCCAATATGTCTAGAAAAGCCACCTATTCACTCACCTCTAATGTTTTTTAAGAGCCCGTCTCAGCTAGCTCTAGTGTTATCTTTACGAGCCCAGTCTAGTTTAATAATATTACTCGAGGGAGGTTTCCACCCTATCATCTCTATAAATTTGTCGTTTGAGAACACTCTCTCATTTCGAGATTTTGCACTATAGTAATCCTTCACCACTTGTgcaacgtaagagctgagatcAAAAGGTCGGGAAAAAttattattgtgttcctctttatTTCTCCATATCCATAAACAATGACATGCTACTACCCAATAATCACACCAAGGGCTATCAATTTTGGTATCAAGATTCAAAGCTATCCAATCAGTAACGTCAATCTGCAAATACTCATTCAAAATGTTAGTTGGAATTTTGTTTGCCCAAAGTTGCATGGCAGTCGGAGAGTCTCAAAAAGCTTGCAAAGTGGTTTCTGCACCTATATCACAACTTCTACACATAGCTTGGCTTAATGAAATATGATACTTTAAATGTTGATTTATTTAAACATTATCTCCCTTAATATCCCTCAACTAAGGTAGCTGAACTTTTATCATAAAAATGGGGAACCAAACTCTTTTCACCCTCTTTTCCTTGGATTTGGATTCTCTCCTATTTTTTATGATTCAGCCATCCCTCATCCCTCCTTTTTATAATCCAATGGTCCAATGGTGAAAGGGAATGGGAGGATCTGTATCCATCCTGTTGAAACTGCTGTTTTtagcacttcagttggcgtaaccggttacgcctgttaccgtaaccggttacgaacccgtaaAACAGATTTACTGTAGATGTTgcgtttgcgtaaccggttacgctgtttgccgtaaccggttacactgaagcccaactgtttttctgtttgttttagggtgctttaaatcattccaatcattttgtaacttgtactatataaggagctcactactcctatgttgtggttaatgccaattcactatctcaccctcaattactctctctctattatttctcttcattctttaatcttcatcttcttcaattgatcattttccccattaaagaaaccttaatttgatttgtatgttccaacatttggtatcagagctctggttcTGATCCGATTCCGCTGCAACAATGAGTACCAATGATCGAATCCCATCCAATTTACCGATTCTTGATTCGAAGAATTACGACAAGTGGTCTAAGCAAATGAAGGTCTTGTTTGGATATCAAGAAGTTCTCGATATCGTCAACAATGGAGTCACACCTCTTGGGGCTGAACCTACAGCTGCACATCAAGCCACTTtcagggaagagaagaagaaagattacaaagctcTCTTCTTGATACACTCTTGCGTCGATGGTGATAACTTCGAAAAGGTCGGTGATTGCGAGTCCGCGAGGCAAGCTTGGTTAATTCTTGAGAAAGCATATGCTGGGGCTGCGAAGGCGAAGGtcgtgaggttacaaactcacaagaggcaattcgagttaacgcaaatggaagagaaggaaacgatcaacgattatgtgacgcgcattacgcgcttagtgaatcaaatcaagtcgtGTGGGGAAACGATCTTAGAGCAGAATGTTGTGTCAAAAATCTTACGTTCGTTGACGTCAAGATTCGACAACATTGTGGTTGCTATtgaagagtcgaaggaccttacgtcgctgagcaaggatgagcttcaaagttccctagaagcacatgaacaaagaatggacgaGAGAGGAAGCGATAAAGCAAAGGCGGAATTAGCTTTGCAAGCTCGTTTCAATGAAAGGAGTAAAGGTTCGAAAGGGAAATGGCCTTCGAAAGGGAAGCAAGGCGATGGTGAACCTAAACATTCGAAGGGACAAAAGGGTGAGAGCAGCAGCTCAAACGGTTATGGTGATCGAAGCAACGCGAGAGGTGGAAAACCAAGAGACATGAGCAAGGTACAATGCTGGAAATGCAGGAAACTTGGGCATTTTCAAGCAAAGTGTGGTGCTAAACAGCTTGAAACTAAAGGGGATGAAGCCAAGGTTGCTAGGCAAGAGGTGGATGATGAAGCCACACTCTTAATGATGATTACCGATGAGTGCGAAGGCATGACAGAGGTGCTGGACAGCAGCTGCAAGTCACGGGACAGCAGCTGCAGCAGTGCAGAAAAAGCGACAGTTTTGAGTTCGGAAAAAAATGTGATGATTTCGGTTCGTGATGGAACTCAAGGCAAAGAGGAGTGGTACTTAGACTCCGGATGTTCAACGCATATGACGGgaagaagagattggtttgtgcaaatcaatcaagtggcgaaaaacaaagtaaagtttgcggacgattccactctcatggccgaaggtgtcggtgatgtgttgatcgagaaaaaggatggtggacattctatgatcaaggatgtgctatatattccaggtattaagtgtaatcttttgagtattggtcAATTGCTCGAAAAAGGTTACAATATACGGTTGGAAGATAAGATCTTGCGAGTTGTTGATGCTAGTGGAGTGTTGATCCTAAAGGCTCCCATGGCTACCAATAGGACTTTCAAAGTGGAGCTGAAAGTATTGGAGCATAGGTGCTTAGCTACAGCTGCAAGTAGAGAGGAGTGGTTATGGCATTATCGTCTCGGTCACTTGAATTTTCGTGATCTCAAAGCGTTGCAACAAGAGGGTATGGTTACCGGGCTGCCACACATTAACGTTCCAGCTGAgttgtgtgaggaatgtgtgaaaggaaaacaacacaaaggaagttttagcaaggatgcgggtcataggaccaatgcacaccttgaggtggtgtattccgatgtttgtggacctatgcaagtggacacatttggtggcaatcgatattttgtcacgttcattgacgattttagtagaaagttgtggacttacgtcatcaagagaaaggatgaggtGTTTGATGTATTCAAAAGGTTTAAGTCCATGGCGGAGAGGCAATGCGGTCGCAAGTTGAAAGTTCTCAAAACGgacggtggaggtgagtatacctcGGTTGCGTTTGGGAAGTATTGTGATGATGAGGGTATAGTGTGTGAGGTTGTGCCACCCTATACGCCGCAGCAAAATGGTATTGCCGAGAGGAAAAATCGTTCAATTATGAACATGGTTCGAAGCATGTTAAGCGGTAAAAGTCTACCGAAGGAACTATGGGGAGAAGCGGTCTCTACAGCCACATACTTATTGAATCGTTGTCCTACAAAGAAGCTTGAAAAGCTTACACCGGAAGAGGCTTGGTGTGGATTCAAACCGAATCTAAGTCATTTGCGTGTATTCGGTTCGGTGGCTTATAAACATGTGCCGGGACAATTGAGAAAGAAGTTGGACGATAAAGGAGAAGAGACGATATTCGTTGGATATCACTCTACAGGCGGTTACAAACTGTTCGATGCGAGAAATCGGAAGATTCAAATTAGTCGAgatgttatttttgaagaaaataacagcagcagtctcagcgtaaccggttacggccagccagtacaaactggcgtaaccggttacggacagGAAAAACAGAGTCAGAATTCTGCAgggaacagcgtaaccggttacggtcagcCAGTACatacaggcgtaaccggttacgagcagAACAGAATCCCAACTGCTGTATTTTTTGATGATCCAGTCAGTCCCGAAACAGTTCCGCAGCCTCCGAATGATGTTCAAACTGAAGGACACCGTAGAAGATCAACAAGGCAAAGAGTGTTGCCTTCTAGACTCCAAGAATGTGAGAGATTCCAAGATAACGAAGTTAATAATGAAGGTGATTTCGTTCATTTTGCGCTTATGGCCGAATCCGAACCGGTGAATACGGAGGAGGCTCTAAGGgatccaaaatggatttgtgcAATGAAAGAGGAGCTGGAATCAATCGAGAAAAACGGTACTTGGGAGTTAGTTGATCTACCTCATGGTAAGAAGCCAATTGGTGTCCGTTGGGTCTTTAAAGTGAAAGCAAATCCGAAGGGCGAGATAATCAAGTATAAGGCTCGATTAGTAGCGAAAGGGTTTTTGCAACGTGAAGGAATAGACTTTgaggaggtgtttgctcctgtggctaggcttgagaccatccgattggttgttggtattgcaaacaacaacaattggagcgtttatcaaatggacgtcaaatctgcgtttttgaacggtccacttgatgaggaagtttatgttggacagccccctggttttgaagtaaagaatcaagagatgagatactacaagttgcataaagccttgtatggtttgaaacaagctccaagagcttggaacaaacgcaTAGATGGCTTCCTTGTTGACATTGACTTCAAGCGGTGTGTGTCCGAACATGGTGTATATGTGAGATCAAATGCTAAGGATGGAGTGATAATCCTTTGCTTATATGTGGACGATCTCTTGATTACCGGCAGCTGTGAGGAGAGTATTTCAAGGTTCAAGAAGGAACTCATGAGCGAGTTTGAGATGACGGACCTTGGAATCATGaaatacttccttggcatagagttccaaaggtcaaaaacgggactgctcatgcaccaaaggaGGTATGCACTTGAGATCTTGAAGAGGTGTGAAATGGAACATTGCAATGTTGCCATTACACCATGTGAAGCAAGGCTACAGCTGTCCAAaagtgaggatgagcaagatgttgatccaactcaatatcgaagattgattggatcattgcggtatttgtgcaatacgcgaccggacttggcatttagtgtcggtattgcgagtagattcatggagagaccaaaggtatctcatatggcaGCTGTCAAGAGGATCCTTAGATATATTAAAGGGACTCTTAGTTGTGGAATTCTCTTTCCGGCATCGGATACGAGCCGAAAGTGTGATTTACTTGGTTTCACCGATTCCAATTGGTGTGGTGATAAGGATGATAGAAAGTCAACagctggatacatctttatgctaggtagaactccaatctcttggtgttcgaaaaaggaaccggtggtagcactctcatcttgtgaggccgagtatattgcggcatcgttgtgtgcttgccaagccatgtggcttatgaatctattgaaggagcttAATAGTAGTGAGGGTGAGGCTATTACTCTCCTTGTCGACAATGTCTCCGCGATCAACCTTGCGAAGAATCCAATTGCACATGGAAGAAGCAAGCACATAGAGATGCGGTTTCATTACTTGAGGGAGTTAGTGAGCGATGGAAAGTTACGATTGGGGTATTGTCGAAGCGAAGATCAAGTAGCTGACTTATTGACCAAGGGTGTGACCAATGAGGTGTTCAAGAAGCTGAGAAGGAAGCTGAGCATGGTGGACTTGGACCAACTGAAgtgaggtggtgtgttgaaactgctgtttttagcacttcagttggcgtaaccggttacgcctgttaccgtaaccggttacgaacccgtaaAACAGATTTACTGTAGATGTTgcgtttgcgtaaccggttacgctgtttgccgtaaccggttacactgaagcctaactgtttttctgtttgttttagggtgctttaaatcattccaatcattttgtaacttgtactatataaggagctcactactcctatgttgtggttaatgccaattcactatctcaccctcaattactctctctctattatttctcttcattctttaatcttcatcttcttcaattgatcattttccccattaaagaaaccttaatttgatttgtatgttccaacatatccaaccaaagagaacttattaaataaataaaacttaaggaaaagaaactttacaattagacaaacataaacaaatgCGATTAATACATTACTGCGTAGTACTAGTGcttaattaaaaattatgatttgTGATTAAAAAATCATGTAATCACACGTCCTAAGCTAAAAGTACTCCAGAATTAGATACGTTAATCACATGCAAATCTAAATAGCAGCCATAGCCGAACAAGGATTCACCATCATAAACTCTTCCCAAAAACCATACAAAATCGTTGGCAGATAGATCAGTTTGCAAATTTACATTACGCACATGATTAAAACGAACAAAAATTTATTTACAGCAGAGAACAGAAaatgaaaagtgaaaaagaagcAAAGAAATCAAcatcacaaaagaaaagaaaataaaattaacaagAGGGAACGACGCCGTATCCACAAGTAGAATCAACGGCACCGGTACGCTTCGCAAACCTCCCTTTGATCCTTGGCCTAGTTTCCGCATAAGCTTTACGAGAAGCGTAACGAATCGTCTTCTCGAACCTtcgattcttcctcttctccctATACCTCATTACCTTCGCTTCCCGATCCGCCGCCACCGCCTTGACGTATCCACCGTTCGATATCTCCGATACAACGTCTCCGTCGGGAACAACTCCGACCTCCATCGACGATGACACCACCTGATTATTCACAATAGAAACACAACAAGTAAATCACCTATTGAATATTTCTAAATTTCTAAATAAAACTATTGTTCAGAATATCAGATCTGAGATCTCTTACACTGTGACTAATCTGCGACTGTGACGGCGTAGGTGTCTCTACCTCCGTATGTGACTGCACGTTGTTGTTTTTGAACGCATAAGCAAAAAGATCGAAGTTACCGTGATCAGGAACTACACCGTCGACGTTTTTATGTTCGATAACACCGTAATCGAGATCCATAAACGGAATAGCTTCGGAATCTGAGAATATATAAGGAGATGAGTTTAGATCCGCCTTAGGATCGGTTATCAACCACGAAGCAGCTTCGGCTTCATCGTTAACAGAATCATCGTAGTGCTTGTTATTGTGAAGCGGTTTCTCGGATTGAGAAATGGTGGATTCGAAGAGAGGAGTAATAGGAAGACGCTCGTGGCGAGCGGCGAGGGGGTTAGCAGAGTGGATGTCACGGTCGCAGGAGATGCAGAGAGCGGCGGCATCGGCTTTGCACGTGACGTGTGCAGGTGCTTGCTCGCAGACTTCGCAGAGAGTGACGCGAGGGTGGCGGGAGGCGAGTTTGTTGGCGGCGTGAACTTTGGAGTCACAGGCGGCGCAGAGGAAGGCGGAGTCAGGGCGGCAGTAGAGAGTCGCGGTGGCGGATTGGCATGAGTCGCAGAGTTTGGAAGACATTTTTGGAAGAGTTTTTTGGTTGTTGGAAAGAAGAAGTGTTGTTAATGTGTAAAGGGTAAGATGTTTACTTGTTTGAGTTCAATTCAAATCTAGCTGGTGTGGTGGGACCGGGAGATCTAGGTGATGGCGAATTGGAAGTTGACACGTGGATTAGGATTAGCTAAAGTGAaatgaattttgaattgaattgaaGTGGAGAAGGGTTGAAGGTTGCAAAGCCGTGAGGGGGACGAACGCTTTTTGGACCGGACCGGACCGAACCGAATCAAACCGTTCGGTGGCATGTTCCAATTCCAACGTAATGTCTTTTTCTAGCTGGACCCCGCGCCTCATAGCTTAAACTAGGCCTTCTTACAGTCTGACACGGACACTTTATTGTCCTGCATGTAATTTTCTCTTTTACGCTTTTCGTCTTTTTCTCTATTTCATTTGGATAAGTGTTACTAGTAACTTGCGTAGAAAGAgctaaaattgttttttattgaaaaaatttattccgaaatattataaaaattatttttataaaattttattaatttcatcttttattacaagtcttttttgttttttttttaaaaatattacaagTCATTTTAATACTTTCATACATACTAAGATATCTAGTTAAAATATAGTTAATTTTGTAGTAGAAAAATCTTGTTTTCAACTTTAATAAAAATTGAggtatttgtaaatattttgaagttcAAACTAGTAAGAAATTTATGCTGCCGCACGGGTAATTTTCATTTGCTATTGTACAAAAAAGAGACATGTAAGAAGTTAGGAAAAACAATGATTTCATAATTATTTTGAATGGAATGATAAAAAAGGTTTAGTAAGAAGATATATCTTTCATATGTGGAACACTTCTTTGAATACAACATTAGTGGTGGTAGTCATTAGTTCTCTATCTTTGTCATGAATAATAATCTTCAATCCCTTTTTGGATTTAACTCTAGAGATAGCCACATATAATTAACCATGACTAAAAACTTCTTTTGGCTAATACAAACCAACATTGTCCAGAGATTGCCCTTGAGACTTGTTAATTGTCATggcaaatgaaaccataattgggAATTGGCGTCTCACCAATTTGAATGGTCATGGTGATCGTGAGGGGGACAAAGACATTCTTGGAATATAAATGATGTTACCAACattttttccagaaatgatcttagCTTCAATGACATGACCTGAAAGCCTGGTTACAGTGAGTCGTGTACCATTGCACAAGCCTTCAGACTCATCTAGATTGCGCATCATTATTGTGGCCCCAACTTTTAACCTGATTGAATGATTAGGCAATCCAGAAGTTTTAAGAACATTTAGGAACTTCGGTGTGACATGCTCATATGCATCAAAGTTAGTAGCATCCGATTTATCTATAGAATCACTACTAAAGTATTCTCTCTCTTCTCCTacaacaattaaaaaatataaatatttaataagtaACAACCATCACCCTTTATTTAATATTAACGTAAATAAGTAGGAATAAGTCCAAGCTGAATACCTAGAAGAAGGTTTGTGATATATTGGTTGATATCATCCACTACTTCTACTGTTGAAGCTAAGATTGCACCACTTTGAAGATAGTTGGAATCAAGATAGTTATGAATGAGAGGATCGTTGTCATGATTATGTTCCAAATGTTGTATTAATAGAAATACTATTGGggatattttaacttttaattcaagtttaatgtttttaaaatgtttatgggtaagatcgaaagtcgtCCATACTTAAGATTGAACTTGATTAGTTTTTAACCAAACAAAAAGGGCGAAAGCAGTTTGTTCAGTTAATTAGAAATCTTTAACATatttttagaaaacgattttaaaactatttttggaCGCGTTTatgggtttgaaatttgattcttggcctagagccaagaatctctttaagtttatctttccaagTTAAAATCACTTTTCTTCTAAGACACGTaactaatttcttaaaaataggtttacTACTTTAAGGTTTGAGGCACCTTTTATAAGTGACAATAAAAGGATAGAAT
Encoded proteins:
- the LOC131660683 gene encoding zinc finger protein CONSTANS-LIKE 4-like, with product MSSKLCDSCQSATATLYCRPDSAFLCAACDSKVHAANKLASRHPRVTLCEVCEQAPAHVTCKADAAALCISCDRDIHSANPLAARHERLPITPLFESTISQSEKPLHNNKHYDDSVNDEAEAASWLITDPKADLNSSPYIFSDSEAIPFMDLDYGVIEHKNVDGVVPDHGNFDLFAYAFKNNNVQSHTEVETPTPSQSQISHSVVSSSMEVGVVPDGDVVSEISNGGYVKAVAADREAKVMRYREKRKNRRFEKTIRYASRKAYAETRPRIKGRFAKRTGAVDSTCGYGVVPSC